From a single Paraburkholderia sp. D15 genomic region:
- a CDS encoding IclR family transcriptional regulator produces the protein MPRTARPGAIPSGSGSTELLDTDDENGNLADLAESGDAGEGGEAGEEKLRSGIQSIEVGFRLLEVLTNEPRAMMLRDLAQRAGMSPAKAHRYLVSFLRLGVVAQDALSGRYELGGFALQLGLARLARVDGVKLARIALAELRDRLDLTVGIAVWGNQGATMVHWMESSHPAKASLKLGDVMPLLSSATGLLFAAYLPASKTGAMLERELADARHAAHLGGPRTREEVERVLAQVRQHQAARVEGMLLPTIHAFCMPVFDSTGDLALGLVALGHEGVFDIRWGGEIDTALRDCAHKLSYELGYSATPR, from the coding sequence ATGCCTCGAACTGCCCGCCCCGGCGCGATCCCATCCGGTTCCGGTTCCACCGAACTGCTCGACACCGACGACGAAAACGGCAACCTCGCCGATCTCGCCGAAAGCGGCGACGCTGGGGAAGGCGGCGAAGCCGGTGAGGAAAAACTGCGCTCGGGCATCCAGTCGATCGAAGTCGGCTTCCGTCTGCTTGAAGTGCTGACCAACGAACCACGCGCGATGATGCTGCGCGATCTCGCGCAACGCGCGGGCATGAGTCCGGCGAAGGCACACCGTTATCTGGTGAGTTTTCTGCGTCTCGGCGTGGTCGCGCAGGACGCGCTGTCCGGCCGCTACGAGCTCGGCGGCTTCGCCTTGCAACTCGGGCTCGCGCGGCTGGCGCGAGTCGACGGCGTCAAGCTTGCGCGTATTGCGCTCGCGGAGTTGCGCGACCGGCTCGATCTGACGGTCGGCATCGCGGTGTGGGGCAATCAGGGAGCGACGATGGTCCACTGGATGGAGTCGAGCCATCCCGCGAAGGCCTCGCTGAAACTCGGCGATGTCATGCCGCTGCTCAGTTCGGCCACCGGCCTGCTGTTCGCCGCTTACCTGCCGGCCAGCAAAACCGGCGCGATGCTCGAACGCGAACTCGCCGATGCGCGCCACGCCGCGCATCTGGGTGGCCCGCGCACGCGCGAGGAAGTCGAGCGCGTGCTGGCGCAGGTGCGGCAACATCAGGCGGCGCGAGTGGAAGGCATGTTGCTGCCGACCATCCACGCGTTCTGCATGCCGGTATTCGACTCGACCGGCGATCTCGCGCTGGGTCTCGTCGCGCTGGGTCACGAAGGCGTGTTCGATATCCGCTGGGGCGGCGAAATCGACACGGCGCTGCGCGATTGCGCGCACAAACTCTCGTACGAGTTGGGGTACAGTGCGACGCCGCGCTAG
- a CDS encoding fumarylacetoacetate hydrolase family protein, with amino-acid sequence MKLATLKDGTRDGQLIVVSRDLHTAAIADAIAPTMQRVLDDWTFYAPQLQDLYDALNQGRARNSFAFDAKDCMAPLPRAFQWADGSSYVNHVELVRRARGADMPPEFWTDPLMYQGGSDDFIGPKDDVTCASEDFGIDFEAEVAVITADVPMGATPDQALRGVRLVTLVNDVSLRNLIPAELAKGFGFFQSKPATSFAPVAVTPDELGEHWREGRVHRPMIVHWNGRKVGQPDAGTDMVFHFGQLIAHAAKTRNLRAGAIVGSGTVSNKDAKRGYCCIAEKRCLETIEHGAPQTEFMKYGDTVKIEMFDEAGKSIFGSIDQAIAPLE; translated from the coding sequence ATGAAACTTGCCACGCTGAAGGACGGCACGCGCGACGGCCAACTGATCGTCGTGTCCCGCGACCTGCACACCGCGGCCATTGCCGACGCGATCGCGCCCACCATGCAGCGCGTGCTCGACGACTGGACCTTCTACGCGCCGCAATTGCAGGACCTGTACGACGCGCTCAATCAGGGCCGCGCACGCAACAGCTTTGCGTTCGATGCGAAAGACTGCATGGCGCCGCTGCCGCGCGCGTTCCAGTGGGCCGACGGTTCGTCGTACGTGAATCACGTCGAACTGGTGCGGCGCGCGCGCGGCGCGGACATGCCGCCGGAATTCTGGACCGATCCGTTGATGTACCAGGGCGGAAGCGACGACTTCATCGGCCCGAAGGACGACGTCACGTGCGCGTCGGAAGACTTCGGCATCGACTTCGAAGCGGAAGTCGCGGTGATCACCGCCGATGTGCCGATGGGCGCGACGCCCGACCAGGCGCTGCGCGGCGTGCGTCTCGTCACGCTCGTCAACGACGTGTCGCTGCGCAATCTGATTCCCGCCGAACTCGCGAAGGGCTTCGGCTTTTTCCAGAGCAAGCCGGCGACCTCGTTCGCACCGGTCGCCGTCACGCCGGACGAACTCGGCGAACATTGGCGCGAAGGCCGCGTGCATCGACCGATGATCGTTCATTGGAACGGCAGGAAAGTGGGCCAGCCGGACGCGGGCACCGACATGGTGTTCCATTTCGGCCAGTTGATCGCGCACGCGGCGAAGACGCGCAATCTGCGCGCGGGCGCGATCGTCGGGTCGGGCACCGTGTCGAACAAGGATGCGAAACGCGGCTACTGCTGCATCGCCGAGAAGCGTTGCCTCGAGACCATCGAGCACGGCGCGCCGCAAACGGAGTTCATGAAGTACGGCGACACGGTGAAGATCGAAATGTTCGACGAAGCGGGCAAGTCGATTTTCGGTTCGATCGATCAGGCGATCGCGCCGCTGGAGTAA
- a CDS encoding alpha/beta fold hydrolase yields MQVNINGIDTRYVLSNEGGGPWLTFVHQLGGDLSVWDQLAGYFRDDYTVLRYDLRGHGRTAASREPFTIADLSHDLVTLLDALGAPSTHLVGMSMGGMIAQQFALDHPSRVDTITLADTSGGTPPEARALWDQRAASVRQDGMSALLDSTMGRWLTTDFQHAHPEAVEPIREVFGQTLPEGYAMACEALRDFDVRSKLGTIRCPTLTVAGRHDTGTPPAATQAIADAIGGARFELLDAAHLAPIEQSHRFAALLETFLERPV; encoded by the coding sequence ATGCAAGTGAACATCAACGGAATCGACACACGCTACGTACTGAGCAACGAGGGCGGCGGCCCATGGCTGACGTTCGTCCATCAGTTGGGCGGCGATCTGTCCGTCTGGGATCAACTCGCCGGCTATTTCCGCGACGACTACACCGTGCTGCGCTACGACCTGCGCGGTCACGGCAGGACCGCCGCGTCGCGCGAGCCGTTCACCATTGCCGATCTGTCACATGACCTCGTCACACTGCTCGATGCGCTCGGCGCGCCCAGCACCCATCTGGTCGGCATGTCGATGGGCGGCATGATCGCGCAGCAGTTCGCGCTGGACCACCCGTCGCGCGTCGATACGATCACGCTCGCCGATACGAGCGGCGGCACGCCGCCCGAAGCGCGCGCGCTATGGGACCAGCGTGCCGCGAGCGTACGCCAGGACGGCATGTCCGCACTGCTGGACTCGACCATGGGCCGCTGGCTGACGACCGACTTTCAGCACGCGCACCCGGAAGCCGTCGAGCCCATTCGCGAAGTATTCGGCCAGACGTTGCCGGAAGGCTACGCCATGGCATGCGAAGCGCTGCGCGATTTCGATGTACGCAGTAAGCTGGGAACCATCCGTTGCCCAACATTGACCGTGGCGGGCCGCCACGACACAGGCACGCCGCCTGCTGCAACGCAGGCAATAGCAGACGCCATCGGAGGCGCACGTTTCGAACTGCTCGATGCCGCTCATCTCGCGCCCATCGAACAATCTCACCGTTTTGCTGCACTGCTTGAAACGTTTCTCGAAAGGCCGGTCTAA
- a CDS encoding DUF3108 domain-containing protein, translated as MTSAPASSRSDRTPSGEPRRALRAARWIAVLLVVAVLHWIAGQWVERHRATLNSSDNARIPVQVALLTPERIERNPAAAPRAGAPTPAPAPRTAPSKPRAHVLTALQPARQAAAPVVPASAEAASATDAASAPDAASPASATSANAAKAGATGTGTASAPSAASAPHASPGVKFSVPPSGDLEYDTFYNGVRNQPGTIHWTSNAQGYEMIVSVPLPFVGTFVYSSHGRIDAFGLAPDQYIEKRGHRAEDIAIFNRTDRQIAFTKTPATLPLPDGAQDRFSMVMQLASLVRGDPAAYKPGVTRQFFVVDNDSGENWPIETIGDETIRTAQGFLDTRHFKRLPRHDGDLRRIDVWLAPSLGWLPARIVQTEPNGTQFELMWRGKLNLDNADGASGPAPDSAPDSASAIVKP; from the coding sequence ATAACTTCCGCCCCCGCTTCATCCCGTTCCGATCGCACGCCCTCCGGCGAGCCGCGCCGCGCGTTGCGGGCGGCACGGTGGATCGCGGTGCTGCTGGTGGTGGCGGTGCTGCACTGGATCGCCGGGCAATGGGTCGAGCGTCATCGCGCGACGTTGAATTCGTCGGACAACGCGCGTATTCCGGTGCAGGTCGCGCTGCTGACGCCCGAGCGTATCGAACGCAATCCAGCGGCAGCGCCGCGTGCGGGCGCCCCGACGCCGGCACCCGCGCCGCGTACCGCACCCAGCAAGCCGCGCGCGCATGTGTTGACCGCGTTGCAGCCGGCCAGGCAGGCGGCGGCGCCCGTCGTGCCGGCGTCGGCGGAGGCGGCGAGCGCAACCGATGCGGCGAGCGCGCCCGATGCGGCGTCCCCGGCGTCCGCCACCAGCGCGAACGCCGCCAAGGCAGGCGCGACGGGAACCGGTACGGCCAGCGCCCCGTCGGCCGCGAGCGCGCCGCACGCGTCGCCCGGCGTGAAGTTCTCGGTGCCGCCATCCGGCGACCTCGAATACGACACGTTCTACAACGGCGTACGCAACCAGCCTGGCACGATTCATTGGACCAGCAACGCGCAGGGCTACGAGATGATCGTGTCCGTGCCGCTGCCGTTCGTCGGCACGTTCGTGTATTCGAGCCACGGACGCATCGACGCCTTCGGTCTCGCGCCGGACCAGTACATCGAAAAGCGCGGGCATCGCGCGGAAGACATTGCCATCTTCAACCGCACCGACCGGCAGATCGCGTTCACGAAGACACCGGCCACCTTGCCGCTGCCCGACGGCGCGCAGGACCGCTTCAGCATGGTGATGCAACTCGCGAGCCTGGTGCGCGGCGATCCCGCCGCGTACAAGCCTGGCGTGACGCGGCAGTTCTTCGTCGTGGATAACGACAGCGGCGAGAACTGGCCGATCGAGACGATCGGCGACGAAACCATCCGCACCGCCCAGGGTTTTCTCGACACGCGCCATTTCAAACGCCTGCCGCGTCATGACGGCGACCTGCGCCGCATCGACGTGTGGCTCGCGCCGTCACTTGGCTGGCTGCCCGCGCGCATCGTTCAGACAGAACCGAACGGCACGCAATTCGAGTTGATGTGGCGCGGCAAGCTCAACCTGGACAATGCCGACGGCGCCTCAGGGCCGGCCCCGGACAGCGCGCCCGATAGCGCATCCGCCATCGTCAAACCCTAA